A genome region from Camarhynchus parvulus chromosome 15, STF_HiC, whole genome shotgun sequence includes the following:
- the FZD10 gene encoding frizzled-10: MGPAAGSTALLLCWLSGCCAAISSMDIERPGDGRCQPIEIPMCKDIGYNMTRMPNLMGHENQREAAIQLHEFAPLVEYGCHSHLKFFLCSLYAPMCTEQVSTPIPACRVMCEQARLKCSPIMEQFNFKWPDSLDCSKLPKKNDPNYLCMEAPNNGSDEPPRGSSMLPPMFRPQRPSSGHDLQQHKDSLSRASCENPGKFHHVEKSASCAPLCTPGVDVYWSRDDKQFAVIWIAIWSILCFFSSAFTVLTFLIDPQRFKYPERPIIFLSMCYCVYSVGYIIRLFSGAESIACDRDSGQLYVIQEGLESTGCTIVFLVLYYFGMASSLWWVILTLTWFLAAGKKWGHEAIEANSSYFHLAAWAIPAVKTIMILVMRRVAGDELTGLCYVGSMDVNALTGFVLIPLACYLIIGTSFILSGFVALFHIRRVMKTGGENTDKLEKLMVRIGVFSVLYTVPATCVIACYFYERLNMDYWKIVATQQKCKMNNQTKNLDCMMNNSIPAVEIFMVKIFMLLVVGITSGMWIWTSKTLQSWQNVCSRRLKKRSRRKPASVITSSGIYKKPQHPQKTHLAKYESTLQPPTCV; the protein is encoded by the coding sequence ATGGGGCCGGCGGCCGGCAGCACCgcgctgctgctctgctggctcagcGGCTGCTGCGCGGCCATCAGCTCCATGGACATCGAGCGGCCCGGCGACGGCCGCTGCCAGCCCATAGAGATCCCCATGTGCAAGGATATCGGCTACAACATGACGAGGATGCCCAACCTGATGGGGCACGAAAACCAAAGGGAAGCTGCCATTCAGCTGCACGAGTTTGCCCCCTTGGTGGAGTACGGGTGCCACAGCCATCTGAAATTTTTCCTGTGCTCCCTCTACGCCCCGATGTGCACGGAGCAGGTTTCCACCCCgatcccagcctgcagggtgATGTGCGAGCAGGCGAGGCTGAAGTGCTCCCCGATCATGGAGCAGTTCAATTTTAAGTGGCCGGACTCGTTGGACTGCAGCAAACTGCCCAAAAAGAACGACCCCAATTACCTGTGCATGGAAGCCCCCAACAACGGGTCGGATGAGCCGCCCAGGGGCTCCAGCATGCTGCCACCCATGTTTCGTCCCCAGCGGCCCAGCAGCGGCCACgatctgcagcagcacaaggacagcCTGAGCAGAGCGTCCTGTGAGAACCCCGGCAAGTTCCACCATGTGGAAAAGAGCGCTTCCTGCGCGCCGCTCTGCACGCCAGGGGTTGATGTCTACTGGAGCAGGGATGACAAACAGTTTGCTGTCATTTGGATTGCCATCTGGTCCATCCTGTGCTTCTTCTCCAGCGCTTTCACTGTGCTCACTTTTCTCATAGATCCTCAGCGTTTCAAGTACCCCGAGAGGCCCATTATCTTCCTGTCCATGTGCTACTGCGTCTACTCGGTGGGGTACATCATCCGCCTCTTCTCAGGTGCTGAAAGCATTgcctgtgacagggacagcggCCAGCTCTATGTCatccaggaggggctggagagcacCGGCTGCACCATTGTGTTCCTGGTTCTCTATTACTTTGGCATGGCCAGCTCCTTGTGGTGGGTGATCCTGACCCTGACTTGGTTTCTGGCCGCTGGGAAGAAGTGGGGGCACGAGGCAATCGAAGCCAACAGCAGCTACTTCCACCTGGCAGCGTGGGCCATCCCAGCTGTGAAGACCATCATGATCCTGGTGATGAGGAGGGTGGCTGGGGACGAGTTGACAGGGCTGTGCTATGTTGGCAGCATGGATGTGAACGCCTTGACGGGGTTTGTGCTCATTCCTTTGGCTTGTTACCTAATCATTGGCacttcttttattctttctggcTTTGTGGCCCTTTTTCATATCAGGAGGGTGATGAAAACAGGTGGAGAAAACACCGACAAGTTGGAGAAGCTTATGGTCAGGATTGGTGTCTTCTCAGTCTTGTATACAGTGCCTGCAACTTGCGTGATAGCTTGCTATTTTTATGAGAGACTGAACATGGATTATTGGAAAATTGTGGCAACTCAACAGAAATGCAAGATGAACAATCAGACTAAAAATTTAGACTGCATGATGAATAACTCTATCCCAGCAGTAGAAATTTTTATGGTCAAAATTTTTATGTTATTAGTTGTGGGCATTACTAGTGGCATGTGGATCTGGACTTCCAAGACACTTCAATCCTGGCAAAATGTTTGTAGTCGGAGATTAAAGAAGAGAAGTAGGAGAAAACCCGCAAGTGTTATTACGAGTAGTGGGATCTACAAAAAACCTCAACACCCACAGAAAACTCACCTTGCAAAATATGAATCAACATTACAGCCACCCACCTGTGTGTGA
- the LOC115909647 gene encoding uncharacterized protein LOC115909647 encodes MQSGCRMRGGSCTAAPKAPAAAAAGAGEAGERSRHRHHAHSSPARHGAAEPTYCKPGPEGGEEGGISQAPLFNGLDISSPSSSFIPRSDKPISTSRQESDEPRPVGGAENPRRQRRQQSRPGHVRGDAVIARPCPHRTPRTSLGRAAAAGRRKERSAGRWAGGSRKWKPGERKVAGLPAVSSALLRSGGAFPSAGRRPGAPRGARAMLPRSAGAAAPPRSGPMLRRAGPGRPLL; translated from the exons ATGCAAAGTGGATGTCGTATGCGAGGCGGATCCtgcacag CCGCCCCCAAAGCCCCAGCTGCCGCGGCCGCAGGAGCAGGCGAGGCGGGGGAGCGGAGCCGGCACAGACACCACGCACACTCCAGCCCCGCTCGGCACGGCGCGGCGGAGCCGACCTATTGCAAACCCGGACCAGAGGGCGGCGAGGAGGGGGGGATTTCTCAGGCCCCCCTCTTCAATGGCTTAGAtatttcctccccctcctcctcctttatTCCGCGCTCGGATAAACCAATCTCCACCTCTCGGCAAGAAAGTGACGAGCCGCGACCCGTCGGAGGAGCGGAGAACCCCCGGAGACAGCGGCGGCAGCAAAGCCGCCCGGGACATGTGCGAGGGGACGCGGTGATCGCCCGGCCGTGCCCGCACCGAACTCCGCGCACATCGCtcggccgggcggcggcggcgggccgCAGGAAGGAGCGGAGCGCAGGGAGGTGGGCAGGCGGATCGCGAAAGTGGAAGCCCGGGGAGCGGAAAGTTGCCGGGCTGCCCGCAGTAAGTTCGGCGCTTCTGCGGAGCGGGGGCGCTTTCCCTTCCGCCGGCCGCCGCCCGGGCGCTCCCCGCGGGGCCCGGGCGATGCTGCCCCGCTCCGCCGGCGCtgcggccccgccgcgctcgGGGCCGATGCTGCGGCGAGCAGGGCCCGGCCGGCCGCTGCTCTGA